A genomic segment from Polyangium mundeleinium encodes:
- a CDS encoding long-chain fatty acid--CoA ligase has translation MLAGRMMDFPLTLTHFLERARTFFGRNEIVSRLPDKTLVRGTYGDFYRRTAKLANALARLGVRPGDRVATLSWNHQRHLEVYLGAPAMGAVVHTLNLRLHPNELGYIANHAEDKVVVVDRSLLPLWRKFADQVRSVRHVIVVPDCPAQGEPTSAEIDYEELIAPEKDEYPWPSLDERSAAMICYTSGTTGNPKGVVYSHRSTVLHTLIVCNADTLGVREADTVLPVVPMFHAAAWGLPYAAIMAGSKIVFPGPHLDPPSLLDLMAAEKVTIAAGVPTIWLGILQLLDQHPGKWDLSAIRSTVIGGSAAPPALIEGFKSRHGIDVTHAWGMTETNPIGTLARVKHGMSHLDDAAKLGCKASQGYAVPFVEQRHVAEDGTILPWDGETMGELEVRGPWVASSYFGGEGPDRFTTDGWFKTGDVVTIDREGYLRITDRSKDVIKSGGEWISSVALENALMSHPAVLEAAVFAARHAKWTERPLAAIVLKEGKTATKEELNAHIEAKFAKFWLPDDYVFMAQIPRTSTGKFLKTKLRELYGDHLEKKGAAE, from the coding sequence ATGCTTGCCGGACGCATGATGGACTTTCCCCTCACCCTCACGCATTTCCTCGAACGCGCGCGCACCTTCTTCGGTCGCAACGAGATCGTCTCGCGCCTCCCGGACAAGACCCTCGTCCGCGGCACGTACGGCGACTTCTACCGCCGCACCGCCAAACTCGCGAACGCCCTCGCGCGCCTCGGGGTTCGGCCGGGGGATCGGGTCGCCACGCTCTCGTGGAATCATCAGCGCCACCTCGAGGTCTACCTCGGCGCGCCGGCCATGGGCGCCGTCGTCCACACCTTGAACCTCCGCCTCCACCCGAACGAGCTTGGCTACATCGCCAACCACGCCGAGGACAAGGTCGTCGTCGTCGACCGCTCCCTCCTGCCGCTCTGGCGCAAGTTCGCCGACCAGGTCCGCTCGGTCCGCCACGTCATCGTCGTGCCCGACTGCCCCGCGCAGGGCGAACCGACGAGCGCCGAGATCGATTACGAGGAGCTCATCGCCCCCGAAAAGGACGAATACCCCTGGCCCTCGCTCGACGAGCGCAGCGCCGCGATGATCTGTTACACCTCGGGCACCACGGGAAACCCCAAGGGCGTCGTCTACAGCCATCGCTCCACCGTCCTGCACACGCTCATCGTGTGCAACGCCGATACCCTCGGCGTCCGCGAGGCCGACACCGTCCTGCCCGTCGTCCCCATGTTCCACGCCGCCGCCTGGGGCCTCCCGTATGCCGCCATCATGGCCGGCTCCAAGATCGTCTTCCCGGGCCCGCACCTCGACCCGCCCAGCCTGCTCGACCTCATGGCCGCCGAAAAGGTCACGATCGCCGCCGGCGTGCCCACGATATGGCTCGGCATCCTCCAGCTCCTCGATCAACACCCCGGCAAGTGGGACCTCTCCGCGATTCGCTCCACGGTCATCGGCGGCTCGGCCGCGCCGCCGGCCCTGATCGAGGGATTCAAGTCGCGGCACGGCATCGACGTCACCCACGCCTGGGGAATGACCGAGACGAACCCCATCGGCACGCTCGCGCGCGTCAAACATGGGATGTCCCATCTCGACGATGCCGCCAAGCTCGGGTGTAAAGCATCGCAGGGGTATGCCGTGCCGTTCGTCGAGCAGCGGCACGTCGCCGAGGACGGCACGATCCTCCCGTGGGACGGCGAGACCATGGGCGAGCTCGAGGTGCGCGGGCCCTGGGTCGCCTCCTCGTATTTCGGCGGCGAGGGCCCTGATCGGTTCACCACGGATGGCTGGTTCAAGACGGGCGACGTCGTCACGATCGACCGCGAGGGCTATCTCCGCATCACCGATCGATCAAAGGACGTCATCAAATCGGGCGGCGAGTGGATCAGCTCGGTCGCGCTGGAGAACGCGCTCATGAGCCACCCGGCCGTGCTCGAAGCGGCCGTCTTCGCGGCGCGGCACGCGAAATGGACCGAGCGCCCGCTCGCGGCGATCGTGCTCAAGGAGGGCAAGACCGCCACGAAGGAGGAGCTCAATGCCCACATCGAGGCGAAATTCGCGAAATTCTGGCTCCCGGACGATTACGTCTTCATGGCGCAGATCCCGCGCACCTCGACCGGCAAGTTCCTGAAGACGAAGCTCCGCGAGCTGTACGGCGACCACCTCGAAAAGAAGGGCGCCGCGGAGTAA
- a CDS encoding sulfatase: MNENQPPGASVSGPDAILLAWITAAITNAITITRSFRLPPRLLTRVLHHAFDTGHFLALGLAGAGLVGLYVRFGHTRRRTSAAVFVVLSLALGALVLPSDLATAAERHASGHAAWVETALLILAVGLLALTVPLAVLLGRLAARPYLRWVALAAAAALLSANPVLLQGDYAGARLFVAFAAAALFAAALAGAALPARLAPFVARLRPLRAPFLAIASLAAAASLVIAPRPTVALALQSPTGSLLPPFLGPLHEDAIVDDAPVPPEMAPWFADRKDAPPVPPSAPSVLPASPVVFLFSIDCLRNDLLASGKYDEKLPTLASLRRQGVYFRNGRSPGAQTVYSLSALFAGTYFSQQYWTPSTGDVHGLWPENDPTPRFPELLRARGVTTVTFAGAPWLVNRYGIVRGFSEETFVRPVGNHFTLGKHLVDAALRRLAATRGEPLFLYIHFLDAHAPYDLAGGSGPELDRYLGELALVDAEIGRVVRMIAASPLADRAAFVITSDHGEAFGEHGQYRHANSLYDELLRVPLLVQAKGLTPRVVDEPVTLVDLGPTMLDLFGVETPGTFLGQSLVPFLRGESPTLTRPILAETRMKRALVLRDGTKVTVDDRSRTLELYDLASDPGEMRSLADDPTRLLPPLSLLRRFLATHTLRREGYVTPYRR; this comes from the coding sequence GTGAACGAAAACCAGCCCCCCGGGGCTTCCGTCTCCGGCCCCGACGCGATCCTCCTCGCCTGGATCACCGCGGCCATCACGAATGCGATCACCATCACGCGGTCCTTCCGCTTGCCGCCGCGCCTCCTCACGCGCGTCCTGCATCACGCCTTCGACACGGGCCATTTCCTCGCCCTCGGCCTCGCCGGGGCCGGCCTCGTGGGCCTGTACGTTCGTTTTGGCCACACGCGCCGCCGCACGTCCGCCGCCGTGTTCGTCGTGCTCTCCCTCGCCCTCGGCGCCCTCGTCTTGCCCTCGGACCTCGCGACGGCCGCCGAGCGCCACGCCTCGGGCCATGCGGCCTGGGTCGAGACGGCGCTGCTCATCCTCGCCGTCGGCCTCCTCGCGCTCACCGTCCCGCTCGCCGTCCTGCTCGGCCGCCTCGCCGCGCGCCCCTATCTCCGCTGGGTCGCCCTCGCCGCCGCCGCCGCGCTCCTCTCGGCGAACCCCGTCCTCCTCCAGGGCGATTATGCCGGCGCGCGCCTCTTCGTCGCTTTCGCCGCCGCGGCCCTCTTCGCCGCCGCCCTCGCCGGCGCCGCCTTGCCCGCGCGCCTCGCCCCGTTCGTCGCCCGCCTGCGCCCTCTCCGCGCCCCCTTCCTCGCCATCGCCTCGCTCGCCGCGGCCGCCTCGCTCGTCATCGCCCCGCGCCCCACCGTCGCCTTGGCCCTGCAAAGCCCGACCGGATCCCTGCTCCCGCCTTTCCTCGGGCCCCTCCACGAGGACGCGATCGTCGACGACGCCCCCGTGCCCCCCGAAATGGCCCCGTGGTTCGCCGACCGCAAGGACGCGCCGCCCGTACCGCCCAGCGCGCCCTCGGTGCTGCCTGCAAGCCCCGTCGTTTTCCTCTTCAGCATCGATTGCCTCCGAAACGACCTCCTCGCGTCCGGCAAGTACGACGAAAAACTCCCCACCCTCGCCTCCCTCCGCCGGCAGGGCGTGTATTTCCGCAATGGGCGCTCCCCCGGCGCGCAGACCGTCTACAGCCTCTCGGCGCTCTTCGCCGGCACCTACTTCTCACAGCAATACTGGACCCCTTCGACCGGCGACGTCCACGGCCTCTGGCCCGAGAACGACCCCACCCCGCGTTTCCCCGAGCTCCTCCGCGCCCGTGGCGTCACCACCGTCACCTTCGCCGGCGCCCCCTGGCTCGTGAATCGGTATGGCATCGTGCGGGGGTTTTCCGAAGAGACCTTCGTCCGCCCCGTCGGCAACCATTTCACCCTCGGAAAGCACCTCGTCGACGCGGCCCTCCGCCGCCTCGCGGCCACGCGCGGCGAGCCCTTGTTCCTGTACATCCATTTCCTCGACGCCCACGCCCCCTACGACCTCGCCGGCGGAAGCGGCCCCGAGCTCGATCGGTACCTCGGCGAGCTCGCCCTCGTCGACGCCGAAATCGGCCGCGTCGTCCGCATGATCGCGGCCTCTCCGCTCGCGGACCGCGCCGCCTTCGTGATCACGAGCGACCACGGCGAGGCCTTCGGCGAGCATGGCCAGTACCGCCACGCGAACTCCCTCTACGACGAGCTCTTGCGGGTCCCCCTCCTCGTCCAGGCCAAAGGCCTCACGCCGCGCGTCGTCGACGAGCCCGTCACGCTCGTCGACCTCGGCCCGACGATGCTCGACCTCTTCGGCGTCGAGACGCCCGGCACCTTCCTCGGCCAGAGCCTCGTGCCGTTCCTGCGCGGCGAGAGCCCCACGCTCACGCGCCCGATCCTCGCCGAGACCCGCATGAAGCGCGCCCTCGTCCTGCGCGACGGGACCAAGGTCACGGTCGACGATCGCAGCCGCACCCTGGAACTTTATGATCTCGCCTCCGATCCGGGCGAGATGCGGAGCCTCGCGGACGACCCCACGCGCCTCCTCCCCCCGCTCTCGCTCCTGCGCCGTTTCCTCGCCACGCACACCTTGCGCCGCGAAGGCTACGTGACCCCCTATCGACGGTGA
- a CDS encoding Uma2 family endonuclease gives MNALPARKLEDDERNAPEVEAAFEAVPEGQIAEIIDGELHVQPRPRMRHSRASSVLTRSLRAFDPPEDEPPGGWFIVFEPELHLGPRPDKLVPDLAGWRRERVPEMPDVAACTITPDWVCEVLSPDNLSTDRGKKRRIYQRERVGHLWFVDPGARAVEVYRLTGEGYLLVDVYEGDVRERLEPFEAIEINLGALWRM, from the coding sequence ATGAACGCCTTGCCGGCGCGCAAGCTGGAGGATGACGAACGGAACGCGCCCGAGGTCGAGGCGGCGTTCGAAGCGGTGCCGGAGGGACAGATCGCCGAGATCATCGACGGCGAGCTCCACGTGCAGCCGCGACCGCGAATGCGACATTCACGTGCGTCGTCCGTACTCACGCGTTCGCTGCGTGCCTTCGATCCGCCCGAGGATGAGCCTCCGGGGGGATGGTTCATCGTGTTCGAACCCGAACTGCACCTCGGTCCGCGACCGGACAAGCTCGTGCCGGACCTGGCTGGCTGGCGACGGGAGCGTGTGCCCGAGATGCCCGACGTCGCGGCGTGCACGATCACGCCCGACTGGGTATGCGAGGTCCTCTCACCGGACAACCTGTCCACGGACCGCGGGAAGAAAAGGCGAATTTACCAACGCGAGCGCGTCGGGCACCTCTGGTTCGTGGATCCTGGTGCGCGGGCGGTCGAAGTGTATCGGCTCACCGGTGAAGGGTATTTGCTGGTCGACGTGTACGAGGGCGACGTGCGTGAACGGCTCGAGCCCTTCGAAGCCATCGAAATCAATCTCGGCGCGCTCTGGCGGATGTAG
- a CDS encoding GreA/GreB family elongation factor encodes MVQLDKQALLKELRTRLGDELATMARIASEAAAAASHEENKPENDKDMRSTEASYIARGQAERARELERSLALLGAIYVRAFAPGDGIAATALVTLVHRGAKLVCFVLPAAGGQRVKVGGTEVQVVTPTSPLGAALMGLSEGDEAEVPTPQGTKVYEVESVA; translated from the coding sequence ATGGTGCAGCTCGACAAACAGGCACTCCTGAAGGAGCTTCGTACGCGGCTCGGGGATGAGCTCGCCACGATGGCGCGGATCGCGTCGGAGGCGGCCGCGGCCGCGTCCCACGAAGAGAACAAGCCCGAAAACGACAAGGACATGCGCTCGACCGAGGCGTCCTACATCGCGCGGGGCCAGGCCGAGCGAGCGCGGGAGCTCGAACGGTCGCTCGCGCTCTTGGGTGCGATCTATGTGCGCGCGTTTGCGCCGGGGGACGGGATCGCGGCGACGGCGCTCGTGACGCTGGTGCACCGGGGAGCGAAGCTCGTCTGCTTCGTGCTGCCCGCGGCGGGCGGGCAACGCGTGAAGGTGGGCGGGACCGAGGTGCAGGTGGTGACGCCGACGAGCCCGCTCGGCGCGGCATTGATGGGTTTGTCGGAAGGGGACGAAGCAGAGGTGCCGACGCCGCAGGGGACGAAGGTCTACGAGGTGGAGAGCGTCGCTTAG
- a CDS encoding lysylphosphatidylglycerol synthase transmembrane domain-containing protein yields MSDPSPNEPTKQAAPRSLVRLAVRLVGPVLLVVVLLRMRDTRAAWDALAGASLLPLALAFALNAASYWLKIIRSDVLLSARGYDYPRKRAWLGFLSSVFVGMFTPGRVGDVLRAQYFRHDLGMPYSEGIAVVVVDRLCDLYVLVAFVAVGVARWSSVVVGDLALFTWAGVLLTTLGPLVLFVPSFAQTAMRALYKKMPGHPTGEGFDRFLLALRAQRPRHLASAVVLTLLAFGVNYLQGYLIAQSLHFDLAFYDVVGLLAVASLLGLLPISVSGLGVRELFFSEVFPALGHTADAGLIYGLVVFLVIYVGVAAMGFVGWYLAPPPFGDEPEKPRRSTA; encoded by the coding sequence GTGAGCGACCCCTCCCCGAACGAGCCCACGAAACAAGCCGCGCCGCGCTCGCTCGTGCGGCTCGCCGTCCGCCTCGTGGGCCCGGTCCTGCTCGTGGTCGTGCTCCTGCGCATGCGCGACACGCGCGCGGCGTGGGATGCGCTCGCAGGGGCCTCGCTCCTGCCGCTCGCGCTCGCATTTGCGCTGAACGCGGCGAGCTACTGGCTCAAGATCATCCGCTCCGACGTCCTCCTCTCGGCGCGCGGCTACGACTACCCGCGCAAGCGCGCCTGGCTCGGCTTCCTCTCGTCGGTCTTCGTCGGCATGTTCACGCCGGGCCGTGTGGGCGACGTCCTTCGCGCGCAATACTTCCGCCACGACCTCGGCATGCCTTATTCCGAAGGGATCGCGGTCGTCGTGGTCGACCGGCTCTGCGACCTCTACGTGCTCGTCGCGTTCGTGGCGGTGGGCGTGGCGCGATGGAGCTCGGTCGTCGTCGGGGATCTCGCGCTCTTCACGTGGGCGGGCGTGCTGCTCACGACGCTCGGCCCGCTCGTCCTCTTCGTGCCCTCGTTCGCGCAAACGGCGATGCGGGCGCTTTACAAGAAAATGCCCGGCCACCCCACGGGCGAGGGATTTGATCGTTTTCTTTTGGCCCTGCGCGCCCAGCGCCCGCGGCACCTCGCGTCCGCGGTCGTGCTCACGCTCCTCGCGTTCGGCGTGAATTACCTCCAGGGCTATCTGATCGCGCAATCGCTGCACTTCGACCTGGCCTTCTACGACGTCGTCGGCCTGCTCGCGGTCGCGAGCTTGCTCGGCCTCCTGCCGATCTCGGTCTCGGGCCTCGGCGTGCGCGAGCTCTTCTTTTCAGAGGTCTTCCCGGCGCTCGGCCACACCGCGGACGCGGGCTTGATCTACGGCCTCGTGGTGTTCCTGGTGATCTACGTGGGCGTGGCGGCGATGGGGTTTGTCGGGTGGTATCTGGCGCCGCCGCCGTTCGGAGACGAACCCGAGAAGCCGAGGCGCTCGACGGCGTGA
- a CDS encoding class I SAM-dependent methyltransferase, protein MREAEARRFIEENTAPCAPPLLPEIRLRLATEVTPLWRATEAFLRMHGIEPPFWAFAWSGGQAIARLVLDRPELVRGKVVLDLASGSGLCAIAAARAGARRVVAVDTDPLAAVAITRNAEDGGVSVEAHVEDMLGGAGLPAWAEGAEVVLAGDVCYDAAMTRVVFPWLRARAAEGRTVLLGDPGRAYLPNEGIEEITRYRVPVIDDVEGTAEKWGVVYRVALAGGGASVA, encoded by the coding sequence ATGCGCGAGGCCGAAGCGAGGCGATTCATCGAGGAGAACACGGCGCCGTGCGCGCCGCCGCTGCTGCCCGAGATCCGGCTCCGGCTCGCGACGGAGGTGACGCCGCTCTGGCGCGCCACGGAAGCGTTTCTCCGGATGCACGGGATCGAGCCGCCCTTCTGGGCATTCGCCTGGTCCGGCGGGCAAGCGATCGCGCGGCTCGTGCTCGATCGGCCGGAGCTCGTGCGCGGCAAGGTGGTGCTCGATCTCGCGTCGGGCTCGGGGCTTTGCGCGATCGCAGCGGCGCGCGCGGGGGCGCGGCGGGTGGTCGCGGTGGACACGGATCCGCTGGCCGCCGTGGCGATCACGAGGAACGCGGAGGACGGGGGCGTCTCCGTGGAGGCGCACGTCGAGGACATGCTGGGGGGGGCGGGTTTGCCCGCCTGGGCCGAGGGGGCGGAGGTGGTGCTGGCGGGGGACGTTTGTTACGACGCGGCGATGACACGCGTGGTGTTCCCGTGGCTCCGCGCGCGTGCGGCGGAAGGGCGGACGGTGCTGCTCGGGGATCCGGGGCGCGCGTATCTGCCGAACGAGGGGATCGAGGAGATCACGCGCTACCGGGTGCCGGTGATCGACGATGTGGAGGGGACGGCGGAGAAATGGGGCGTCGTGTACCGCGTGGCGCTTGCGGGGGGTGGGGCGTCCGTGGCTTGA